One Scomber japonicus isolate fScoJap1 chromosome 1, fScoJap1.pri, whole genome shotgun sequence DNA window includes the following coding sequences:
- the zrsr2 gene encoding U2 small nuclear ribonucleoprotein auxiliary factor 35 kDa subunit-related protein 2, which yields MLDEAENQLENGGPWMNPEAPVKESSENYGTEQDVANCPFFLKTGTCRFGDRCSRKHAYPTASPTLMIRSMFVTFGMEQSRRDDYDVDASLEHSEEELQESFIEFYHDVLPEFKSVGKVVQFKVCCNHEPHLRGNVYIQFDTEEQCKEAFIKFNGRWYAGRQLHCEMCPVTRWKNAICGLFDRQKCPKGKHCNFLHVFRNPGHEFWEADRDLHMSPDRSVRGSHRDWWHSERYGDRSWRQRHGSRSPPRSERSHSRREDDRRRSRERRTSSQQQREDRWSHRSRYSDRRSDRYRSRSRDRSRSRSRDRERDRRRNRSRDKDREQKYCSQSEERDSKDKNTHREERDRSRSTSRERNKQIREKSKNGSPEKPDKNEKPPDDDDDTKTRHRSKKHSKKSKKKSKKKHKKKSRLSEGVTSSGESEKEIESDEENVEKCFATSLSQDTKETVLLQKNSNLDGSTSADSEKNCSPDVKSEKSDTEIQSELTGNDICAS from the exons ATGTTGGATGAAGCTGAAAATCAG CTCGAAAATGGAGGGCCGTGGATGAATCCTGAGGCTCCAGTGAAGGAGAGCTCTGAGAATTATGGCACAGAGCAGGATGTCGCCAACTGTCCCTTCTTCTTAAAGACCGGGACATGTCGATTTGGAGACAG ATGTTCTCGGAAGCACGCTTATCCAACAGCCAGCCCCACTCTGATGATCCGCAGTATGTTTGTAACATTCGGCATGGAGCAGTCTCGACGTGATGATTACGACGTAGATGCTAGTTTGGAACACAGTGAGGAGGAGCTTCAGGAGTCTTTCATCGAGTTTTACCACGACGTCCTTCCAGAGTTCAAGAGTGTTGGCAAGGTGGTGCAGTTCAAG gtcTGCTGCAATCATGAGCCACATTTGAGAGGAAATGTTTACATTCAGTTTGACAC GGAGGAGCAGTGTAAAGAGGCTTTCATCAAGTTCAATGGGAGGTGGTACGCTGGTCGGCAGCTTCATTGTGAGATGTGTCCTGTTACACGGTGGAAGAATGCTATATGTG gatTGTTTGACAGACAGAAATGCCCCAAAGGGAAGCATTGCAACTTCCTGCATGTATTTCGAAACCCTGGCCATGAATTCTGGGAGGCTGACAGAGACCTGCACATGTCGCCCGACCGCAGCGTCAGGGGGAGCCACAGAGACTGGTGGCACTCGGAGCGATACGGAGACCGATCGTGGAGGCAGCGCCACGGCAGCAGAAGCCCGCCGAGATCAGAGAGATCCCACAGCAGACGAGAAGATGACAGGCGcaggagcagggagaggaggacctcctcacagcagcagagagaggacagatggTCGCACAGATCCAGATACAGTGACAGGAGGAGCGATAGATATCGGAGCAGAAGTAGGGACAGGTCCAGGAGTAGAagtagagacagagagcgagacagaCGGCGAAACAGGAGtagagataaagacagagagcaaAAATATTGTAGTCAAAGTGAAGAGAGAGATagtaaagacaaaaatactcatagagaagagagagacaggtctaGAAGCACaagcagagaaagaaataagCAAATCAGAGAAAAGAGCAAAAACGGGAGCCCAGAGAAACCAGACAAAAATGAGAAACCcccagatgatgatgatgatactaaAACACGTCATCGCTCTAAAAAACACTccaaaaaaagcaagaaaaagagcAAGAAGAAGCATAAGAAGAAAAGCCGTTTGTCTGAAGGGGTGACTTCATCAGGAGAGTCAGAAAAAGAGATAGAATCGGATGAAGAGAATGTGGAGAAATGTTTTGCAACAAGTCTGAGTCAGGACACAAAAGAAACGGTGCTGCTTCAGAAAAACAGCAACTTAGATGGAAGCACAAGTGCTGACAGTGAGAAAAACTGTAGTCCAgatgtgaaaagtgaaaaatcGGACACAGAAATCCAGAGTGAGCTGACGGGAAATGACATCTGTGCTTCTTAG
- the LOC128361423 gene encoding transmembrane 6 superfamily member 1-like isoform X2, with amino-acid sequence MSASAGTGVFMLSLVSIPICYFFNSLIYSNSAEAFFFAGCAALIILAISARFILQKKTPADPLFYVYAVYAFLSVVNLIIGLEQDNIIDGFVTFYIKEADPHMNTAHGHMISYWDGCVHYLMYLLMIAAITWGDSYRAIGLYWVGSFLMRAIVYILGNAVGKYGTEIGPLFFLHMLYISVSIWACFRIFSQPSTQNVHIQEAQRTSLLNRPLDLMFIIYLIPALAFCVFRGLVVLDCPSIWCQSYTQHYEPYLKDPSAYPKIQMLVSMLYSGPYYIITLYGLLVPGCEWMLDLTLLHSGALAQAQFSHIGASLHTRTPFSYRVPADSQPVFVLVNLLYALVPQALCYRCSTSPAFFLRPTPDKKSE; translated from the exons ATGAGCGCGTCTGCAGGGACGGGGGTGTTCATGCTCTCCTTGGTGTCCATTCCCATCTGCTATTTCTTCAACTCTCTCATTTACAGCAACAG TGCTGAAGCTTTCTTCTTCGCTGGGTGTGCAGCACTCATCATTTTGGCCATTTCAGCCCGTTTTATACTCCAGAAGAAGACTCCAGCTGATCCACTTTTCTATG TGTACGCAGTCTATGCATTCCTCAGTGTGGTGAATCTGATCATCGGCCTGGAGCAGGACAACATCATTGATGGATTTGTAACATTTTACATCAAAGAG GCAGATCCACATATGAATACTGCACATGGGCACATGATATCCTACTGGGATGGCTGTGTACACTATCTCATGTATCTGCTTATGATTGCTGCCATTACTTGGGG GGACAGTTACAGAGCCATTGGACTCTACTGGGTAGGATCTTTTCTCATGCGTGCCATAGTCTACATTCTTGGGAATGCTGTGG GGAAATATGGCACCGAAATCggtcctctctttttcctccacaTGCTGTATATCTCAGTGTCCATCTGGGCCTGTTTCCGCATCTTCAGCCAGCCCTCCACacaaaatgttca CATCCAGGAGGCCCAGAGGACAAGTTTGCTTAACAGACCTTTGGACTTGATGTTCATTATCTACCTCATCCCTGCTCTGGCTTTCTGTGTCTTCAGAGGACTG GTTGTCCTGGACTGTCCCAGCAtatggtgtcagagttacacaCAGCATTATGAGCCTTACCTGAAAGACCCTTCAGCCTACCCTAAAATACAG ATGCTGGTGAGCATGCTGTACTCCGGCCCGTACTACATCATCACTCTCTACGGGCTGTTGGTCCCAGGATGTGAGTGGATGCTGGATCTGACCCTTTTACACTCAGGGGCACTGGCACAG GCCCAGTTCTCTCACATCGGTGCATCTCTTCACACACGGACGCCATTCTCCTACAGAGTGCCAGCTGACAGCCAACCTGTCTTTGTGCTGGTCAACCTGCTGTACGCTCTGGTGCCTCAGGCTCTGTGCTACCGTTGCTCCACCagtcctgccttcttcctcagGCCCACACCAGACAAGAAAAGTGAATGA
- the LOC128361423 gene encoding transmembrane 6 superfamily member 1-like isoform X1 — translation MSASAGTGVFMLSLVSIPICYFFNSLIYSNRFFNIYFLLIDCSAEAFFFAGCAALIILAISARFILQKKTPADPLFYVYAVYAFLSVVNLIIGLEQDNIIDGFVTFYIKEADPHMNTAHGHMISYWDGCVHYLMYLLMIAAITWGDSYRAIGLYWVGSFLMRAIVYILGNAVGKYGTEIGPLFFLHMLYISVSIWACFRIFSQPSTQNVQLTSIQEAQRTSLLNRPLDLMFIIYLIPALAFCVFRGLVVLDCPSIWCQSYTQHYEPYLKDPSAYPKIQMLVSMLYSGPYYIITLYGLLVPGCEWMLDLTLLHSGALAQAQFSHIGASLHTRTPFSYRVPADSQPVFVLVNLLYALVPQALCYRCSTSPAFFLRPTPDKKSE, via the exons ATGAGCGCGTCTGCAGGGACGGGGGTGTTCATGCTCTCCTTGGTGTCCATTCCCATCTGCTATTTCTTCAACTCTCTCATTTACAGCAACAG attttttaatatatacttTCTTTTAATTGATTGTAGTGCTGAAGCTTTCTTCTTCGCTGGGTGTGCAGCACTCATCATTTTGGCCATTTCAGCCCGTTTTATACTCCAGAAGAAGACTCCAGCTGATCCACTTTTCTATG TGTACGCAGTCTATGCATTCCTCAGTGTGGTGAATCTGATCATCGGCCTGGAGCAGGACAACATCATTGATGGATTTGTAACATTTTACATCAAAGAG GCAGATCCACATATGAATACTGCACATGGGCACATGATATCCTACTGGGATGGCTGTGTACACTATCTCATGTATCTGCTTATGATTGCTGCCATTACTTGGGG GGACAGTTACAGAGCCATTGGACTCTACTGGGTAGGATCTTTTCTCATGCGTGCCATAGTCTACATTCTTGGGAATGCTGTGG GGAAATATGGCACCGAAATCggtcctctctttttcctccacaTGCTGTATATCTCAGTGTCCATCTGGGCCTGTTTCCGCATCTTCAGCCAGCCCTCCACacaaaatgttcagttaaca AGCATCCAGGAGGCCCAGAGGACAAGTTTGCTTAACAGACCTTTGGACTTGATGTTCATTATCTACCTCATCCCTGCTCTGGCTTTCTGTGTCTTCAGAGGACTG GTTGTCCTGGACTGTCCCAGCAtatggtgtcagagttacacaCAGCATTATGAGCCTTACCTGAAAGACCCTTCAGCCTACCCTAAAATACAG ATGCTGGTGAGCATGCTGTACTCCGGCCCGTACTACATCATCACTCTCTACGGGCTGTTGGTCCCAGGATGTGAGTGGATGCTGGATCTGACCCTTTTACACTCAGGGGCACTGGCACAG GCCCAGTTCTCTCACATCGGTGCATCTCTTCACACACGGACGCCATTCTCCTACAGAGTGCCAGCTGACAGCCAACCTGTCTTTGTGCTGGTCAACCTGCTGTACGCTCTGGTGCCTCAGGCTCTGTGCTACCGTTGCTCCACCagtcctgccttcttcctcagGCCCACACCAGACAAGAAAAGTGAATGA
- the LOC128361406 gene encoding BTB/POZ domain-containing protein 1-like isoform X1, translating into MATGSGVGVGLPSNHDGQEAAASNAAAGLSTVPVAGAAPAAAPSASQHVLGLHREPMYNWQATKSSLKERFAFLFNNELLSDVRFIVGKGRQAQRIPAHKFVLAAGSAVFDAMFNGGMATTSTEIELPDVEPAAFLALLRFLYSDEVHIGPETVMTTLYTAKKYAVPALEGHCVEFLTKHLRADNAFMLLTQARLFDEPQLASLCLDTIDKSTADAINAEGFTDIDLDTLCAVLERDTLSIRENRLFGAVVRWAEAECYRQQLPPTSENKQKVLGKALPLIRFPLMTVEEFAAGPAQSGILFDREVVNLFLHFTVNPKPRVDYIDRPRCCLRGEECSINRFQQVESRWGYSGTSDRIRFNVNRRISIVGFGLYGSIHGPTDYQVNIQIIESDKRITLGQNDTGFSCDGTANTFRVMFKEPVEILPNVSYTACATLKGPDSHYGTKGLKKVTQELATGTKMTFFFFSSPGNNNGTSVEDGQIPEIIYYT; encoded by the exons ATGGCGACCGGGAGCGGTGTCGGTGTCGGCTTACCGTCCAACCATGACGGTCAGGAGGCTGCAGCATCCAATGCAGCGGCGGGGCTCTCCACGGTGCCCGTCGCCGGtgctgcccctgctgctgcccCGTCCGCCTCCCAGCATGTCCTCGGCCTTCACCGGGAGCCCATGTACAATTGGCAGGCGACGAAGAGCTCTCTGAAGGAACGCTTCGCCTTCCTCTTCAACAACGAGCTGCTCAGCGACGTCCGGTTCATCGTGGGGAAAGGCAGACAGGCCCAGAGGATACCGGCCCATAAGTTCGTCCTGGCCGCTGGCAGTGCTGTGTTTGATGCCATGTTCAACGGAGGGATGGCCACAACTTCAACTGAGATAGAGCTGCCCGACGTGGAGCCAGCAGCCTTCCTCGCCCTGCTCAG GTTCCTGTATTCTGATGAGGTCCACATTGGTCCAGAGACTGTTATGACGACTCTGTACACGGCGAAGAAGTACGCTGTCCCTGCGCTGGAGGGTCACTGTGTGGAGTTCCTCACCAAGCACCTCAGAGCCGACAATGCGTTCATGCTCCTCACTCAG GCAAGGTTATTTGATGAGCCTCAGCTCGCCAGCCTCTGCTTAGACACCATAGACAAAAGCACTGCGGACGCAATAAACGCAGAGGGCTTTACAGATATTGACCTTG acacTTTATGTGCAGTGCTAGAAAGAGACACACTAAGCATCAGGGAGAACCGTCTGTTTGGGGCGGTGGTACGCTGGGCGGAGGCCGAATGTTACCGACAACAGCTTCCCCCGACCTCGGAGAACAAACAGAAGGTTCTGGGGAAAGCCCTCCCACTCATCCGCTTCCCGCTCATGACTGTTGAAGAGTTTGCTGCAG GGCCTGCCCAGTCTGGAATATTGTTCGATCGGGAGGTGGTAAATctgtttttacactttacagTAAACCCCAAACCACGGGTCGACTACATTGACAGGCCCCGCTGCTGCCTCAGGGGAGAGGAATGCAGCATTAATAGATTCCAGCAGGTTGAGAGTCGATGGGGGTACAGTGGTACCAGCGACAGAATCAG ATTCAATGTAAACAGAAGAATATCCATAGTGGGTTTTGGCTTGTATGGTTCAATACACGGACCCACTGACTATCAGGTCAACATACAG ATCATCGAGAGCGACAAACGCATTACACTCGGGCAGAACGACACAGGCTTCAGCTGTGACGGCACGGCAAACACATTCAGAGTGATGTTCAAAGAGCCTGTAGAAATCCTACCTAATGTCAGCTACACTGCATGTGCCACCTTAAAG GGCCCAGACTCCCATTACGGCACGAAAGGGTTGAAGAAAGTGACCCAGGAATTGGCAACAGGGACCAAGATgacgtttttcttttttagctcaCCTGGAAATAACAATGGTACATCAGTGGAGGACGGGCAGATACCAGAGATCATCTACTACACCTAG
- the LOC128361406 gene encoding BTB/POZ domain-containing protein 1-like isoform X2: MATGSGVGVGLPSNHDGQEAAASNAAAGLSTVPVAGAAPAAAPSASQHVLGLHREPMYNWQATKSSLKERFAFLFNNELLSDVRFIVGKGRQAQRIPAHKFVLAAGSAVFDAMFNGGMATTSTEIELPDVEPAAFLALLRFLYSDEVHIGPETVMTTLYTAKKYAVPALEGHCVEFLTKHLRADNAFMLLTQARLFDEPQLASLCLDTIDKSTADAINAEGFTDIDLDTLCAVLERDTLSIRENRLFGAVVRWAEAECYRQQLPPTSENKQKVLGKALPLIRFPLMTVEEFAAVNPKPRVDYIDRPRCCLRGEECSINRFQQVESRWGYSGTSDRIRFNVNRRISIVGFGLYGSIHGPTDYQVNIQIIESDKRITLGQNDTGFSCDGTANTFRVMFKEPVEILPNVSYTACATLKGPDSHYGTKGLKKVTQELATGTKMTFFFFSSPGNNNGTSVEDGQIPEIIYYT; encoded by the exons ATGGCGACCGGGAGCGGTGTCGGTGTCGGCTTACCGTCCAACCATGACGGTCAGGAGGCTGCAGCATCCAATGCAGCGGCGGGGCTCTCCACGGTGCCCGTCGCCGGtgctgcccctgctgctgcccCGTCCGCCTCCCAGCATGTCCTCGGCCTTCACCGGGAGCCCATGTACAATTGGCAGGCGACGAAGAGCTCTCTGAAGGAACGCTTCGCCTTCCTCTTCAACAACGAGCTGCTCAGCGACGTCCGGTTCATCGTGGGGAAAGGCAGACAGGCCCAGAGGATACCGGCCCATAAGTTCGTCCTGGCCGCTGGCAGTGCTGTGTTTGATGCCATGTTCAACGGAGGGATGGCCACAACTTCAACTGAGATAGAGCTGCCCGACGTGGAGCCAGCAGCCTTCCTCGCCCTGCTCAG GTTCCTGTATTCTGATGAGGTCCACATTGGTCCAGAGACTGTTATGACGACTCTGTACACGGCGAAGAAGTACGCTGTCCCTGCGCTGGAGGGTCACTGTGTGGAGTTCCTCACCAAGCACCTCAGAGCCGACAATGCGTTCATGCTCCTCACTCAG GCAAGGTTATTTGATGAGCCTCAGCTCGCCAGCCTCTGCTTAGACACCATAGACAAAAGCACTGCGGACGCAATAAACGCAGAGGGCTTTACAGATATTGACCTTG acacTTTATGTGCAGTGCTAGAAAGAGACACACTAAGCATCAGGGAGAACCGTCTGTTTGGGGCGGTGGTACGCTGGGCGGAGGCCGAATGTTACCGACAACAGCTTCCCCCGACCTCGGAGAACAAACAGAAGGTTCTGGGGAAAGCCCTCCCACTCATCCGCTTCCCGCTCATGACTGTTGAAGAGTTTGCTGCAG TAAACCCCAAACCACGGGTCGACTACATTGACAGGCCCCGCTGCTGCCTCAGGGGAGAGGAATGCAGCATTAATAGATTCCAGCAGGTTGAGAGTCGATGGGGGTACAGTGGTACCAGCGACAGAATCAG ATTCAATGTAAACAGAAGAATATCCATAGTGGGTTTTGGCTTGTATGGTTCAATACACGGACCCACTGACTATCAGGTCAACATACAG ATCATCGAGAGCGACAAACGCATTACACTCGGGCAGAACGACACAGGCTTCAGCTGTGACGGCACGGCAAACACATTCAGAGTGATGTTCAAAGAGCCTGTAGAAATCCTACCTAATGTCAGCTACACTGCATGTGCCACCTTAAAG GGCCCAGACTCCCATTACGGCACGAAAGGGTTGAAGAAAGTGACCCAGGAATTGGCAACAGGGACCAAGATgacgtttttcttttttagctcaCCTGGAAATAACAATGGTACATCAGTGGAGGACGGGCAGATACCAGAGATCATCTACTACACCTAG